A portion of the Ricinus communis isolate WT05 ecotype wild-type chromosome 10, ASM1957865v1, whole genome shotgun sequence genome contains these proteins:
- the LOC8264352 gene encoding TPD1 protein homolog 1 isoform X2 → MRSPLLRSFDKRVVCIFSVVVADLFQAEATAISESGIQSIVISKDIRNTASCRSRKLLQYNDNGDGNRIGTSCSKDDIVIYQGSITPLPDGVPSYTVQVLNICDCSISNIHVSCGWFSSVRLINPRIFRRIFFDDCLVNDGEALGPGEAISFQYANSFRYPLSVISVSCC, encoded by the exons ATGAGGAGTCCGTTGCTGAGGAGTTTTGATAAAAGGGTAGTTTGCATATTCTCTGTAGTGG TGGCTGATTTATTTCAGGCGGAAGCTACAGCTATTAGTGAATCCGGCATTCAAAGCATAGTCATTTCCAAGGACATTAGAAACACTGCCTCTTGTAGGAGTAGGAAGCTATTGCAGTACAATG ATAATGGAGACGGAAATCGCATAGGAACATCATGCTCGAAAGATGACATAGTGATATACCAAGGCTCAATAACCCCACTTCCAGATGGAGTTCCATCCTACACAGTTCAGGTACTGAATATCTGTGACTGCAGTATATCCAATATTCATGTCAGCTGTGGTTGGTTCAGCTCTGTTCGGCTGATAAATCCAAGAATTTTCCGGCGAATTTTCTTCGATGACTGCCTAGTCAATGACGGAGAGGCTCTTGGCCCTGGTGAAGCAATTTCGTTCCAGTATGCTAATAGTTTTCGCTATCCATTATCGGTTATATCTGTTTCTTGTTGCTGA
- the LOC8280773 gene encoding two-pore potassium channel 1 isoform X2, which produces MANDGSGDPLLSDMKDLSSNAYDKKTLQRRRFRQSINPHVLDVRYPEQDNSIQSLQWFESLLEKQKFSFKQVFISFAVYLGVGTLCFFFVMHQIDGKKTYGPLDAMYFSVVTMTTVGYGDLVPHSTLAKLLACVYVFIGMAFVGIILSKAADYLVEKQEILLVRVIHMREKIGSAEILNEAETHKVKYKFLFATTLLLVLILVGTAFLCVVENFGLVDAFYCVFSTISTLGYGDESFSTRSGRLFAVFWILSSTICLAQFFLYLTELYTETRQRMLVRRVLTRTMTSSDIESADLDHDKVVTPAEFILYTLKEMGKIEPEDILLVMERFKKLDVDHSGTLTEADLVQSQSS; this is translated from the exons aTGGCCAATGATGGTTCTGGTGATCCTCTACTTTCAGATATGAAAGATCTTTCTTCAAATGCCTATGATAAGAAAACTCTTCAGAGAAGAAGATTTCGGCAGTCTATTAATCCTCATGTTTTAGATGTCAGATACCCTGAGCAAGATAATAGCATTCAATCTCTTCAATGGTTTGAGTCATTGTTagagaaacaaaaatttagtttCAAGCAAGTATTCATTTCATTTGCTGTCTATTTAGGAGTAGGCACATTATGTTTCTTCTTCGTAATGCATCAAATTGATGGCAAGAAAACTTATGGACCTCTTGATGCCATGTACTTCTCTGTTGTGACCATGACTACGGTCGGATATGGAGACCTTGTGCCCCATAGCACATTggcaaagcttcttgcatgtGTTTATGTATTCATTGGCATGGCGTTTGTTGGGATTATTCTAAGCAAGGCAGCAGATTATCTGGTTGAAAAGCAGGAAATTCTTTTGGTTAGAGTCATACACATGCGTGAGAAAATCGGTTCTGCAGAGATTCTTAATGAGGCTGAAACTCATAAAGTCAAGTATAAATTTCTGTTTGCCACTACTCTTCTATTGGTGCTTATACTTGTAGGAACTGCATTTCTGTGTGTAGTTGAAAACTTTGGACTTGTTGATGCCTTTTATTGTGTTTTCTCTACCATCAGCACTCTTGGTTATGGAGATGAAAGCTTTTCGACTAGATCAGGTCGCTTATTTGCTGTTTTCTGGATATTGAGCAGCACCATTTGTCTAGCTCAGTTCTTTCTTTACCTAACTGAACTATACACTGAGACAAGGCAAAGAATGCTTGTCCGAAGGGTACTAACACGAACCATGACATCTTCAGATATTGAATCGGCCGATCTTGATCATGACAAAGTTGTTAC TCCTGCAGAGTTCATTTTGTATACACTGAAGGAAATGGGAAAGATAGAACCAgaagatattttattagtaatggAGAGATTCAAAAAGCTTGATGTTGATCATTCAGGAACCTTGACAGAAGCTGATCTAGTGCAGAGTCAGTCATCTTAA
- the LOC8280773 gene encoding two pore potassium channel a isoform X1, with amino-acid sequence MDPKIGTLFGSWVKAEPLGNNYTVYAVLCCLLSYNSFLSGIFCRNQKKKKFLSTPVIQARYLSEGYWKSYLPFLGILMANDGSGDPLLSDMKDLSSNAYDKKTLQRRRFRQSINPHVLDVRYPEQDNSIQSLQWFESLLEKQKFSFKQVFISFAVYLGVGTLCFFFVMHQIDGKKTYGPLDAMYFSVVTMTTVGYGDLVPHSTLAKLLACVYVFIGMAFVGIILSKAADYLVEKQEILLVRVIHMREKIGSAEILNEAETHKVKYKFLFATTLLLVLILVGTAFLCVVENFGLVDAFYCVFSTISTLGYGDESFSTRSGRLFAVFWILSSTICLAQFFLYLTELYTETRQRMLVRRVLTRTMTSSDIESADLDHDKVVTPAEFILYTLKEMGKIEPEDILLVMERFKKLDVDHSGTLTEADLVQSQSS; translated from the exons ATGGATCCTAAAATTGGAACTCTTTTTGGCTCATGGGTGAAAGCTGAGCCACTTGGAAACAATTACACGGTATATGCCGTTTTGTGTTGCCTTCTTTCCTACAATTCCTTCCTTTCAGGAATTTTCTGTaggaaccaaaaaaaaaaaaagtttcttTCAACACCCGTAATCCAAGCTAGATATCTTTCTGAAG GTTATTGGAAATCATATCTTccttttcttggcattttgaTGGCCAATGATGGTTCTGGTGATCCTCTACTTTCAGATATGAAAGATCTTTCTTCAAATGCCTATGATAAGAAAACTCTTCAGAGAAGAAGATTTCGGCAGTCTATTAATCCTCATGTTTTAGATGTCAGATACCCTGAGCAAGATAATAGCATTCAATCTCTTCAATGGTTTGAGTCATTGTTagagaaacaaaaatttagtttCAAGCAAGTATTCATTTCATTTGCTGTCTATTTAGGAGTAGGCACATTATGTTTCTTCTTCGTAATGCATCAAATTGATGGCAAGAAAACTTATGGACCTCTTGATGCCATGTACTTCTCTGTTGTGACCATGACTACGGTCGGATATGGAGACCTTGTGCCCCATAGCACATTggcaaagcttcttgcatgtGTTTATGTATTCATTGGCATGGCGTTTGTTGGGATTATTCTAAGCAAGGCAGCAGATTATCTGGTTGAAAAGCAGGAAATTCTTTTGGTTAGAGTCATACACATGCGTGAGAAAATCGGTTCTGCAGAGATTCTTAATGAGGCTGAAACTCATAAAGTCAAGTATAAATTTCTGTTTGCCACTACTCTTCTATTGGTGCTTATACTTGTAGGAACTGCATTTCTGTGTGTAGTTGAAAACTTTGGACTTGTTGATGCCTTTTATTGTGTTTTCTCTACCATCAGCACTCTTGGTTATGGAGATGAAAGCTTTTCGACTAGATCAGGTCGCTTATTTGCTGTTTTCTGGATATTGAGCAGCACCATTTGTCTAGCTCAGTTCTTTCTTTACCTAACTGAACTATACACTGAGACAAGGCAAAGAATGCTTGTCCGAAGGGTACTAACACGAACCATGACATCTTCAGATATTGAATCGGCCGATCTTGATCATGACAAAGTTGTTAC TCCTGCAGAGTTCATTTTGTATACACTGAAGGAAATGGGAAAGATAGAACCAgaagatattttattagtaatggAGAGATTCAAAAAGCTTGATGTTGATCATTCAGGAACCTTGACAGAAGCTGATCTAGTGCAGAGTCAGTCATCTTAA
- the LOC8264352 gene encoding TPD1 protein homolog 1 isoform X1 translates to MRSPLLRSFDKRVVCIFSVVGTIIGSLLASFCVADLFQAEATAISESGIQSIVISKDIRNTASCRSRKLLQYNDNGDGNRIGTSCSKDDIVIYQGSITPLPDGVPSYTVQVLNICDCSISNIHVSCGWFSSVRLINPRIFRRIFFDDCLVNDGEALGPGEAISFQYANSFRYPLSVISVSCC, encoded by the exons ATGAGGAGTCCGTTGCTGAGGAGTTTTGATAAAAGGGTAGTTTGCATATTCTCTGTAGTGGGTACGATCATTGGTTCTTTGCTTGCTAGTTTCTGTG TGGCTGATTTATTTCAGGCGGAAGCTACAGCTATTAGTGAATCCGGCATTCAAAGCATAGTCATTTCCAAGGACATTAGAAACACTGCCTCTTGTAGGAGTAGGAAGCTATTGCAGTACAATG ATAATGGAGACGGAAATCGCATAGGAACATCATGCTCGAAAGATGACATAGTGATATACCAAGGCTCAATAACCCCACTTCCAGATGGAGTTCCATCCTACACAGTTCAGGTACTGAATATCTGTGACTGCAGTATATCCAATATTCATGTCAGCTGTGGTTGGTTCAGCTCTGTTCGGCTGATAAATCCAAGAATTTTCCGGCGAATTTTCTTCGATGACTGCCTAGTCAATGACGGAGAGGCTCTTGGCCCTGGTGAAGCAATTTCGTTCCAGTATGCTAATAGTTTTCGCTATCCATTATCGGTTATATCTGTTTCTTGTTGCTGA
- the LOC8280775 gene encoding uncharacterized protein LOC8280775, which translates to MKTFTLRSQFHFLGRCTNLTNPTSNSPFLVPFKTKSHLKCPSSNQTVPEKCSQKSLYFKPICQKHLREKRSNVSPNGCLRSVVVGAASVGVVLFLMGMDEHKALALGPEGPLMEEFWDNVRRYALYALTVSTGALYTILQPIVELLKNPISAVLVIVIFGGSFYIVSQVLSAMFGITDFSYDYGY; encoded by the coding sequence atgaagaccTTCACGCTTAGATCCCAATTTCACTTCCTAGGAAGATGCACCAATCTCACCAACCCAACTTCAAATTCTCCATTTCTTGTACCCTTCAAAACCAAATCCCATCTTAAATGCCCATCTTCAAACCAAACTGTCCCTGAAAAATGTTCTCAAAAATCGTTATATTTCAAGCCCATTTGCCAAAAACACTTGAGAGAGAAACGATCTAATGTTTCTCCAAATGGGTGTTTAAGGTCTGTTGTAGTGGGAGCAGCATCTGTAGGAGTTGTGTTGTTTTTGATGGGAATGGATGAGCACAAAGCATTGGCTTTAGGACCTGAAGGTCCACTGATGGAAGAGTTTTGGGACAATGTTAGGAGATATGCACTTTATGCACTTACTGTAAGTACAGGTGCCCTTTATACTATCTTACAGCCTATAGTGGAATTGCTCAAGAACCCCATTTCTGCTGTCCTcgttattgttatttttggAGGTAGTTTCTATATTGTTTCTCAGGTTCTCTCCGCCATGTTTGGTATCACTGATTTTAGCTATGATTATGGGTATTAG